In Bacillus toyonensis BCT-7112, a single window of DNA contains:
- the ribT gene encoding GNAT family N-acetyltransferase RibT, whose protein sequence is MLIRFKKSYEKIAMGLLSFMPTEKDVKTLQLTMKEYEAKEDWQLYLWKQNEDFVGIMGIVKKENQVLEIQHLSVNPSHRHMGIGTMMVQELKSKFLEFTICGNEQTASFCEKCKGLEQNIHS, encoded by the coding sequence ATGTTAATTCGTTTTAAAAAAAGTTATGAAAAAATTGCAATGGGGCTTCTTTCGTTTATGCCAACTGAAAAAGATGTGAAAACATTACAATTGACAATGAAAGAGTATGAAGCGAAAGAGGATTGGCAATTGTATTTGTGGAAGCAAAATGAAGATTTTGTTGGAATAATGGGGATTGTAAAAAAAGAGAATCAAGTATTAGAAATTCAGCATTTGAGTGTGAACCCGTCTCATCGTCATATGGGAATTGGGACGATGATGGTTCAAGAGTTAAAGAGCAAATTTCTTGAGTTTACAATTTGCGGAAATGAGCAAACAGCAAGTTTTTGCGAAAAGTGTAAAGGGCTTGAACAAAATATACATTCATGA
- a CDS encoding YjcZ family sporulation protein, giving the protein MGHVDCGFSGGFALLVVLFILLIIVGAACFC; this is encoded by the coding sequence ATGGGTCACGTTGATTGCGGTTTTAGCGGTGGGTTCGCATTACTTGTTGTACTGTTTATTTTACTAATTATTGTAGGGGCAGCTTGCTTCTGCTAA
- the phnF gene encoding phosphonate metabolism transcriptional regulator PhnF codes for MNIDKYSPFPIYYQIQEWVKQLIEDGEWKPGDKIPSENELCDKFEVSRMTIRQAINNLVEQGYLYRKRGIGTFVQLPKVEQKLQGMTGFTEDMISRGMNPSSQLLSFRLVPATAKIADRLRIQEGESVYEVRRIRLADDEPIAFETTYLSPALVKDINEEILQQSLYEHLEKKLGFKLVSATQSIEASIATDNEAEHLHIPKKAPVLVMRQWSYSEGEIPLEYVKCIYRGDRYKFITNIARNK; via the coding sequence ATGAACATCGACAAGTATTCACCATTTCCGATCTATTATCAGATTCAAGAGTGGGTGAAACAGCTAATTGAGGACGGCGAATGGAAGCCGGGAGACAAAATCCCATCTGAGAATGAACTTTGTGATAAGTTCGAAGTGAGTCGTATGACAATCAGACAGGCGATTAATAATTTAGTGGAACAAGGCTATTTATATCGGAAACGTGGAATTGGAACGTTTGTCCAACTTCCGAAAGTGGAACAAAAATTGCAAGGAATGACGGGATTCACAGAAGATATGATTTCTCGCGGGATGAACCCAAGTAGTCAATTACTTAGTTTCCGCCTAGTTCCAGCTACTGCGAAAATAGCAGACCGGTTGAGAATACAGGAGGGGGAGTCGGTTTATGAAGTGAGGCGTATTCGCTTAGCTGATGATGAACCGATTGCTTTTGAGACGACATATTTGTCGCCAGCTCTTGTAAAAGATATTAACGAAGAAATATTGCAACAATCTTTATATGAACATTTAGAGAAAAAACTGGGCTTTAAGCTTGTTAGCGCTACTCAATCAATTGAAGCTTCCATTGCAACGGATAATGAAGCTGAACATCTGCATATTCCTAAAAAGGCGCCTGTGCTTGTAATGCGCCAATGGTCATATTCAGAAGGTGAGATACCGTTAGAGTATGTGAAATGTATTTATCGTGGGGATCGTTATAAATTTATTACAAACATCGCACGTAACAAATAA
- a CDS encoding peptidylprolyl isomerase — translation MKTLGYILMENGEKIELEFFPEEAPKTVENFKKLAEQGFYDGVTFHRVIPGFVSQGGDPTGTGAGGPGYSIPCETDGNPHRHLVGSLSMAHAGRNTGGSQFFVVHEPQPHLDGVHTVFGKATSGIETVLNMRQGDVMKEVKVWEE, via the coding sequence ATGAAAACTTTAGGATACATATTAATGGAAAATGGTGAAAAAATCGAATTGGAATTTTTCCCAGAAGAAGCACCGAAAACAGTAGAAAACTTTAAAAAATTAGCAGAGCAAGGATTTTATGATGGTGTGACATTCCACCGCGTTATTCCTGGCTTCGTAAGCCAAGGTGGAGACCCAACAGGAACAGGTGCAGGTGGCCCAGGTTACTCTATCCCATGTGAGACTGATGGAAATCCTCATAGACACCTTGTAGGATCACTTTCTATGGCACATGCTGGCCGTAACACAGGTGGTAGCCAATTCTTTGTTGTTCATGAGCCACAACCGCATTTAGATGGCGTACATACTGTATTTGGTAAAGCGACAAGCGGTATTGAAACAGTATTAAACATGCGTCAAGGCGATGTAATGAAAGAAGTTAAAGTTTGGGAAGAGTAA
- a CDS encoding ComEC/Rec2 family competence protein — MKGIRSILLLISVLLCFSLNSTSAKRYMMSIHATSPLHMQRQHLSKMQVNFLKVGQGDATLIVLPNGQTMLIDGGPYEAGEVIIQKLIEKGINHLDVIVSTHPDMDHIGGLIPIVEQMPVSLILDSGKTYSSFTYHTYRNNIKKRGIPFVSVKEGQYIPLDPHVSIQVLNNGKSKDENNESSIVLKVRYGKADFLLMGDADVRTEHEILKQFDVHADILKVGHHGSYTSTSETFIKKVEPQFAILSYGSSNPYGHPHQSVVRRLKRHGIMIYGTNKRTVEVNTDGEHIMIGSSGLMPLLK; from the coding sequence ATGAAGGGTATACGAAGTATTTTGTTGTTAATTTCTGTTTTATTATGTTTTTCTTTAAATAGTACCTCGGCTAAAAGATATATGATGTCTATTCATGCTACGTCTCCTTTACATATGCAGCGGCAACATCTTAGTAAAATGCAAGTGAACTTTTTAAAAGTTGGACAAGGTGATGCAACACTTATTGTATTGCCAAATGGACAAACAATGTTAATTGATGGAGGACCTTATGAAGCAGGAGAGGTTATTATTCAAAAACTAATCGAAAAAGGGATAAACCATTTAGATGTTATTGTCAGTACGCATCCTGATATGGATCATATTGGTGGACTAATTCCGATTGTAGAGCAAATGCCGGTCTCACTTATACTAGATAGTGGAAAAACATATAGCTCTTTTACATATCATACGTATCGAAATAATATTAAGAAAAGGGGAATACCTTTTGTTTCGGTAAAGGAAGGACAATATATACCGCTAGATCCACATGTTTCTATACAGGTATTAAACAATGGGAAATCGAAAGATGAAAATAATGAATCCTCAATTGTTTTAAAGGTTCGATATGGAAAGGCTGACTTTTTATTGATGGGCGATGCTGATGTACGGACGGAACATGAGATATTAAAGCAATTTGATGTACATGCAGATATATTAAAAGTTGGGCATCATGGCTCATATACTTCAACAAGTGAAACGTTTATAAAAAAAGTAGAACCACAGTTCGCTATTCTTTCGTATGGGAGTAGCAATCCGTATGGCCATCCTCACCAAAGTGTAGTAAGGAGATTGAAACGGCACGGTATAATGATATATGGAACAAATAAACGCACTGTAGAAGTGAATACAGATGGGGAACATATTATGATAGGGTCTAGTGGATTAATGCCATTATTGAAGTAA
- the scpA gene encoding segregation/condensation protein A has protein sequence MQYNFKVEAFEGPLDLLLHLIHRYEIDIYNIPVADITEQYLSYVHTMKELQLDVASEYLVMAATLLQIKSKMLLPKHEEDVLDNGDDFIDDPRQELMERLIEYKKYKQVATELKEREQERAQLYTRPPIDFTSLQQEEETSLPLDVTLYDMLAAFQKLMRRKKAKKPVTARVTRQEIPIEQRMTDILKQLEIKGGRQSFYDLFADEEREIMVVTFLAVLELMKKQQISIEQEHNFDEIFVSSSNKSA, from the coding sequence GTGCAGTATAATTTTAAAGTAGAGGCTTTTGAAGGGCCTTTAGATCTATTGTTACATTTAATACATCGTTATGAAATTGATATATATAATATTCCTGTAGCGGATATTACAGAACAATATTTGTCTTATGTCCATACGATGAAAGAACTACAATTAGATGTTGCAAGTGAGTATTTAGTAATGGCTGCAACGTTATTGCAAATTAAAAGTAAAATGTTGTTGCCGAAACATGAAGAAGATGTACTTGATAATGGTGATGACTTTATAGATGACCCTCGTCAAGAATTGATGGAGAGGTTAATTGAATATAAGAAATATAAGCAAGTTGCTACTGAGTTAAAAGAAAGAGAACAAGAAAGAGCACAGCTATATACACGTCCGCCAATTGATTTTACATCGTTGCAACAAGAAGAGGAGACAAGCTTACCTCTTGATGTTACGTTATATGATATGCTAGCGGCATTTCAAAAATTAATGCGCCGTAAAAAAGCAAAGAAACCTGTAACAGCACGAGTTACTCGTCAAGAAATACCAATTGAACAAAGAATGACTGATATTCTAAAACAGTTAGAAATAAAAGGTGGCCGTCAAAGTTTTTATGATTTGTTTGCTGATGAAGAACGTGAAATAATGGTTGTAACATTTTTAGCGGTTCTTGAGCTTATGAAAAAACAACAAATTAGCATTGAGCAAGAACATAATTTTGATGAAATTTTTGTATCGAGTTCTAATAAATCCGCATAG
- a CDS encoding DUF309 domain-containing protein — protein MYPTEYIQFLIHFHGDYDYFECHEILEEYWKTKPRGNRDDYLVGLIQVAVSLYHQRRTNWNGATKMMKSAITILEKNSALLQRLGINQTQLLPLLNERVQSIQKKESFVPLFLPLSDTSLEKKCMQLCQKQNLPWKDMNATPSEYILHKHTLRDRTEVITERKEQLQKRKQR, from the coding sequence ATGTATCCTACCGAATACATACAATTTTTAATTCATTTTCACGGAGACTATGACTATTTTGAATGTCACGAAATATTGGAAGAGTATTGGAAAACCAAACCGAGAGGAAATCGTGATGATTACTTAGTCGGTCTCATTCAAGTGGCAGTTTCTTTATACCACCAAAGACGCACTAACTGGAATGGCGCCACAAAGATGATGAAAAGTGCAATCACAATTTTAGAAAAAAACAGTGCACTTTTACAACGTTTAGGAATCAATCAAACGCAACTTCTACCCTTACTCAATGAAAGAGTGCAATCTATACAAAAAAAAGAAAGTTTTGTACCGTTATTTTTACCATTATCGGACACATCATTGGAAAAGAAATGTATGCAGTTATGTCAGAAACAAAACCTTCCGTGGAAAGATATGAACGCTACTCCTAGTGAATATATCCTACACAAGCACACATTACGTGATCGAACAGAAGTCATCACTGAACGCAAAGAACAATTACAAAAAAGAAAGCAGAGATAA
- a CDS encoding Cof-type HAD-IIB family hydrolase, protein MIKMFVSDIDGTMMQHGGFIDEQDIIALRSLAEQNVILCFASGRLDNEIADLMRAVNTNFHRISVNGVFVYTHENKKLLSATFDSSILPDLLAMTNEDPYFRYVSDEHSYYIEEKTPFIHELEQQVTMTSVEEPNLLQKIDDTIFPNKISVGGTKESLQLLQKKIDEKFHGKVSTFISAEQCLDVMPPNISKGSAISILLKEFQIQPEEIACIGDSYNDIPMFSLTPHSFAMSQADDAVKEHAHYVVNTVKDAVNHVITHNKNTTHSL, encoded by the coding sequence ATGATTAAAATGTTTGTAAGTGATATTGATGGAACAATGATGCAACACGGAGGTTTTATCGACGAACAAGATATTATCGCTTTGCGCAGCTTAGCTGAACAAAATGTAATTCTTTGTTTCGCTTCTGGAAGACTTGATAATGAAATTGCAGACTTAATGAGAGCGGTTAATACAAATTTCCATCGCATTAGTGTAAATGGTGTTTTTGTATATACACATGAAAATAAGAAGCTATTATCTGCAACTTTCGATTCCAGCATTCTTCCAGATTTGTTAGCTATGACAAATGAAGACCCTTATTTCCGTTATGTAAGTGATGAACATAGCTACTACATTGAAGAAAAAACACCGTTTATTCATGAACTTGAACAACAAGTAACGATGACTTCTGTTGAAGAACCTAATCTATTACAGAAAATTGATGATACAATTTTTCCAAATAAAATTTCTGTCGGTGGAACGAAGGAAAGCTTACAACTCCTTCAGAAAAAAATTGATGAAAAATTTCATGGGAAAGTTAGCACCTTCATTTCAGCAGAACAATGTTTAGATGTAATGCCACCTAATATTAGTAAAGGTTCTGCTATTTCTATTTTATTAAAAGAATTTCAAATACAACCAGAGGAAATTGCTTGCATAGGGGATTCTTATAATGATATTCCAATGTTCTCTTTAACTCCTCACAGTTTTGCTATGTCTCAAGCAGATGACGCAGTAAAAGAGCACGCTCACTATGTAGTAAATACGGTTAAAGATGCTGTTAACCACGTAATTACTCATAATAAAAATACGACTCACTCCTTATAA
- the glcT gene encoding glucose PTS transporter transcription antiterminator GlcT, protein MSNYLEIKKVLNNNVIIASHPEHEEVVVIGKGIGFGKKAKDVLEQVQIEKMFVLKNERDREQYKLLVPHVSEKLIELMNDIMFYIQEKAKSPLNEHIHIALTDHISFAVKRLKQGLTIDNPFLVETKMLYPEEYEIAEGVVDLLNSRLQITLPEGEIGFIALHIYSSLTNSDLSSVNQNSRLIAQLVSLIETSLQITLDQESIHYLRLIRHLQYAIERVKKGEKVEESQSFADLLKAEYPVCYNLAWKLVKVMQKELQLPVYEAESIYLTMHLQRLVKAEHV, encoded by the coding sequence ATGAGTAATTATCTAGAAATTAAAAAAGTTTTAAATAATAATGTCATCATTGCTAGCCATCCTGAACACGAGGAAGTAGTAGTGATTGGTAAAGGAATTGGATTTGGAAAAAAAGCGAAAGATGTATTGGAGCAAGTACAAATTGAAAAAATGTTTGTTTTAAAAAATGAACGTGATCGAGAACAATACAAACTGTTAGTGCCGCATGTGAGTGAAAAATTAATTGAATTAATGAATGACATTATGTTCTACATTCAAGAAAAGGCAAAATCGCCATTAAATGAACATATTCACATCGCTTTAACAGATCATATTTCTTTTGCAGTTAAGCGGTTAAAACAAGGACTTACAATAGATAATCCTTTTCTGGTTGAAACGAAAATGCTATATCCAGAAGAATACGAAATTGCTGAAGGTGTTGTAGACCTTTTAAATTCTCGTTTGCAAATTACATTGCCAGAAGGAGAAATTGGTTTTATTGCACTCCATATTTACAGTTCACTTACAAATTCAGATTTATCTTCAGTTAATCAAAACTCCCGTCTCATTGCACAACTTGTATCTTTAATTGAAACAAGCTTACAAATTACATTAGACCAAGAAAGTATTCACTATTTGCGCCTTATTCGTCATTTACAATATGCTATTGAACGGGTGAAAAAGGGAGAAAAAGTTGAGGAATCACAAAGCTTTGCTGATTTATTAAAGGCAGAATATCCCGTCTGTTATAATTTAGCCTGGAAGCTGGTTAAGGTCATGCAAAAAGAATTGCAATTGCCTGTATATGAAGCTGAAAGTATTTATTTAACAATGCACTTGCAACGATTAGTGAAAGCGGAGCATGTGTAA
- the scpB gene encoding segregation/condensation protein ScpB, protein MDRKEQKSIIEGLLFVSGDEGIYPEQIAKVLEIEVNEVIDILEEMQKEYEGAHRGLQIVQYAKVYRFATKKEHASYYQKLIDIPTAASLSQAALETLAIVAYRQPITRTEMEEIRGVKTDKALQTLVSHLLIKETGRAEGPGRPILYGTTKEFLDTFGLKTLDDLPLLSEESEQMNEADLFFGSLQEISK, encoded by the coding sequence ATGGATAGAAAAGAACAAAAATCAATCATTGAAGGGCTTTTGTTTGTTTCTGGTGATGAAGGGATTTATCCAGAACAAATAGCGAAAGTTCTTGAAATTGAAGTGAATGAAGTAATAGATATTTTAGAAGAAATGCAAAAAGAATATGAAGGTGCACATCGCGGTTTGCAAATTGTACAATATGCAAAAGTATATCGCTTTGCTACAAAGAAAGAACATGCTTCGTACTATCAGAAATTAATAGATATCCCAACAGCTGCCTCACTCTCTCAAGCTGCTCTTGAAACGTTAGCGATCGTTGCATATCGTCAACCGATTACAAGGACAGAAATGGAAGAGATTCGAGGGGTAAAAACGGACAAGGCACTACAAACGTTAGTTTCACACTTACTTATAAAAGAAACTGGCCGAGCAGAAGGTCCAGGGCGTCCTATTTTATATGGAACGACAAAAGAATTTTTGGACACATTTGGATTGAAAACATTAGATGATTTACCGCTACTTTCTGAAGAGAGTGAACAAATGAATGAAGCAGATTTATTCTTCGGTTCTTTACAAGAAATATCAAAATAA
- the nagA gene encoding N-acetylglucosamine-6-phosphate deacetylase — protein MKTQIVINAKIYTGQEVVENGFIRYAETIKEIGLMAQYVPQEDETVIDATGKIVIPGMIDVHIHGGYDIDAMDANSDGLVTLGKEMLKEGVTTYFPTTMTQAPEAIEAALSAAKEAKEKGAHFEYIHLEGPYVSKKRAGAQPLEHIVPANIEQFKQWQEASGNLIKLVTYAPEEEGALEFDQYLAETGVVGTMGHTDAIDAQLKNRNITHATHLYNQMRGLHHREPGVVGHVLLNPDVMVEVITDGIHIHPDMVKLAYKLKGPKKVSVITDAMRAKGLEDGLYELGGQPVHVKDGSARLEDGTLAGSILKMDQAFRNVIEFTGCSIEDAVRMTSVNQAEEFGLNNKGALAVGKDADFVVMTENLHVYDTVRLGIHMKEGK, from the coding sequence ATGAAAACGCAAATTGTCATCAATGCCAAAATTTACACAGGTCAAGAAGTAGTGGAAAACGGATTTATTCGTTACGCAGAAACAATTAAAGAAATTGGTTTGATGGCTCAATATGTACCACAAGAAGATGAAACTGTTATTGATGCTACAGGGAAGATTGTAATTCCAGGTATGATCGATGTTCATATTCATGGTGGATACGATATTGATGCGATGGATGCAAATAGCGATGGATTAGTAACTCTAGGTAAAGAAATGTTAAAAGAAGGGGTTACAACTTACTTCCCGACAACAATGACACAAGCTCCAGAAGCGATAGAAGCGGCACTAAGTGCTGCAAAGGAAGCGAAAGAAAAAGGAGCACATTTCGAATATATTCATTTAGAAGGACCGTATGTTTCAAAAAAACGTGCAGGTGCACAACCACTAGAACATATCGTTCCTGCGAATATTGAACAGTTTAAACAATGGCAGGAAGCAAGCGGTAATTTAATTAAGTTAGTAACATATGCACCAGAGGAAGAAGGAGCATTAGAGTTTGACCAGTATCTTGCTGAAACTGGTGTTGTTGGCACAATGGGGCATACAGATGCAATTGATGCGCAACTAAAAAATAGAAACATTACACATGCAACACATTTGTACAATCAAATGCGTGGATTACATCACCGTGAACCAGGAGTTGTTGGTCATGTGTTATTAAATCCAGATGTAATGGTTGAAGTAATTACAGATGGCATTCATATTCACCCTGATATGGTGAAATTAGCATATAAATTAAAAGGACCGAAAAAAGTAAGTGTCATTACTGACGCAATGCGAGCAAAAGGTCTTGAAGATGGATTATATGAACTTGGCGGACAGCCAGTACATGTAAAAGATGGTAGTGCTCGATTAGAAGATGGAACGTTAGCTGGTAGTATTCTAAAAATGGATCAAGCTTTCCGAAATGTAATTGAATTTACAGGATGTTCAATCGAAGACGCAGTACGTATGACATCAGTTAACCAGGCAGAAGAGTTTGGATTAAATAATAAAGGTGCGTTAGCGGTAGGGAAAGATGCAGACTTTGTTGTGATGACTGAAAATTTACATGTATATGATACCGTTCGTTTAGGAATTCATATGAAGGAAGGGAAGTAA
- a CDS encoding Cof-type HAD-IIB family hydrolase has product MKGEEDMIKLFVSDLDDTLVYNVNDMQKEDERALCWLAEKGTNICFASGRFTHRIDEVVKKFSFPYYTTGLNGATMLLPDGKIFHESSFEDSVAQEIYRYIHNKGLADIVCANEQRYTKRKNENHHTFEEYMGVHIAEIEALEEEFGKTVHPAKLFVFGEEEKIVVLDQELRNTFHSEAEVFISGKRYVDIMPRGVSKGSALRRLMEHLKIEANEVACIGDSFNDISMFEVTPHSFTLHHAHPYVKEKANHVVRSVEEAVMKLPLLV; this is encoded by the coding sequence ATGAAAGGGGAAGAGGACATGATTAAATTATTTGTAAGTGATTTAGATGACACGCTCGTTTACAATGTGAATGATATGCAAAAAGAAGATGAACGTGCACTTTGTTGGCTAGCTGAAAAAGGGACAAATATTTGTTTTGCCTCTGGCCGCTTTACTCACCGAATTGATGAAGTCGTAAAAAAGTTTTCATTCCCGTATTACACAACAGGTTTAAATGGGGCGACAATGTTACTGCCGGACGGTAAAATATTTCATGAATCAAGTTTTGAAGATAGTGTTGCCCAGGAAATATATCGATATATACATAACAAAGGACTAGCAGATATTGTTTGTGCAAATGAGCAGCGATATACAAAAAGAAAAAATGAAAATCATCATACTTTTGAAGAGTATATGGGGGTACATATTGCTGAAATAGAAGCGTTAGAAGAAGAATTTGGTAAGACTGTACATCCAGCGAAATTATTTGTATTTGGAGAAGAAGAGAAAATTGTAGTATTAGATCAAGAGTTACGAAATACGTTTCACAGTGAAGCGGAAGTTTTTATATCAGGTAAACGTTATGTTGATATTATGCCAAGGGGTGTAAGTAAGGGGAGTGCTTTAAGGCGACTAATGGAACATTTAAAAATTGAAGCAAATGAAGTTGCCTGCATTGGAGATTCTTTTAATGACATTTCAATGTTTGAAGTAACCCCGCATTCATTTACTCTTCATCATGCTCATCCATATGTGAAGGAGAAAGCAAATCATGTTGTTCGTTCGGTTGAAGAAGCTGTTATGAAATTACCGTTACTTGTATAA
- a CDS encoding DUF1002 domain-containing protein: MKTKLLALLLAVTVFMMPTASFADIIEGESIVTLGENLSEQQKQDLLKEMKAPKDATIITVSNAEEHKFLEGIVPKAQIGTRAISSSMITYTKPGSGLIVRSKNINSITDAMYTNALITAGVKDAEIQITAPFKVSGTAALTGLMKAYETTSNKAIPEEVKKVANEEMVQTAQLGDKIGEEKAVQLVAKIKEEIAKEQPKTTEDLRSLIKKIADQLGITLTDEQLDNLVALFDKMKNLNIDWNQVGSQLNKAKEHVSAFLGSEEGQSFLDKVKDFFSSIIDFVKSLFK, translated from the coding sequence GTGAAAACGAAATTACTAGCTCTGCTATTAGCTGTAACGGTATTTATGATGCCAACAGCTTCATTTGCAGACATCATTGAGGGAGAATCAATTGTTACACTAGGAGAAAACTTATCTGAACAACAAAAACAAGATCTGTTAAAAGAAATGAAAGCACCGAAAGATGCTACAATTATTACTGTGTCTAATGCGGAAGAACATAAATTTCTAGAAGGAATTGTTCCAAAAGCACAAATTGGTACGCGAGCAATTTCCTCTTCTATGATTACATACACAAAGCCAGGATCTGGTCTCATTGTACGTTCAAAAAACATTAATTCAATAACAGATGCAATGTACACAAACGCACTTATTACAGCAGGTGTGAAAGATGCAGAGATTCAAATTACTGCACCATTTAAAGTTTCAGGAACTGCTGCTTTAACAGGTTTAATGAAGGCCTATGAAACAACATCGAACAAAGCAATTCCTGAGGAAGTAAAAAAAGTAGCCAATGAAGAAATGGTGCAAACGGCCCAGCTCGGCGATAAAATTGGTGAAGAAAAAGCAGTTCAACTTGTTGCAAAAATTAAAGAAGAGATTGCAAAAGAGCAGCCAAAAACAACGGAAGATTTACGTTCATTAATTAAAAAAATTGCTGATCAACTCGGCATTACATTAACGGATGAACAGTTGGATAACTTAGTAGCGTTATTTGATAAAATGAAAAATCTTAATATCGATTGGAATCAAGTTGGCAGTCAGTTAAATAAAGCAAAAGAACACGTTTCTGCCTTTTTAGGGTCTGAAGAAGGGCAAAGTTTCCTAGATAAAGTTAAAGATTTCTTCTCAAGTATCATTGATTTTGTTAAATCTTTATTCAAGTAA
- the nagB gene encoding glucosamine-6-phosphate deaminase produces MNILVVKTPEELAEAGYKLIEEVVKSKENPTLGMATGSSPLGIYAEMRKNKLDTSHATTVNLDEYVNLPHEDKNSYHYFMQEQLFDYLPFKQTYVPNGMASDLEEECTRYESILAANPVDLQILGIGENGHIGFNEPGTAFNSPTNIVELTESTRQANLRFFEKEEDVPTHAITMGIGSIMKAKQILLVAMGPKKAEALKELLQGEYSEACPATVLQRHPNVTVIADQEALSLCSEAIADEHRQVFTISDLLSDSRVGETAN; encoded by the coding sequence ATGAATATTCTTGTTGTAAAAACTCCAGAAGAATTAGCAGAAGCAGGTTATAAATTAATTGAAGAAGTTGTAAAATCAAAAGAAAATCCAACATTAGGAATGGCTACAGGAAGCTCTCCATTAGGTATTTATGCAGAAATGCGAAAAAATAAACTTGATACAAGTCATGCAACCACTGTAAACTTAGATGAGTACGTAAATTTACCACACGAAGATAAAAACAGCTATCACTATTTCATGCAAGAACAGTTGTTTGATTATCTTCCATTTAAACAAACTTATGTACCAAACGGGATGGCAAGTGATTTAGAGGAAGAGTGCACACGTTACGAGAGCATTCTAGCTGCTAACCCAGTTGACCTACAGATTCTTGGAATCGGTGAAAACGGTCACATCGGATTTAACGAGCCAGGAACAGCATTTAATTCTCCAACTAACATTGTTGAATTAACAGAATCTACACGCCAAGCAAACCTTCGTTTCTTCGAAAAAGAAGAAGATGTGCCAACTCATGCGATTACAATGGGAATTGGAAGCATTATGAAAGCAAAACAAATCCTACTTGTTGCTATGGGGCCTAAAAAGGCAGAAGCACTTAAAGAGTTATTGCAAGGTGAATATAGTGAAGCGTGTCCTGCTACAGTTTTACAACGTCATCCGAATGTAACCGTAATCGCTGATCAAGAAGCTCTATCTTTATGCAGTGAGGCGATTGCTGATGAACATCGACAAGTATTCACCATTTCCGATCTATTATCAGATTCAAGAGTGGGTGAAACAGCTAATTGA